In the genome of Sardina pilchardus chromosome 14, fSarPil1.1, whole genome shotgun sequence, one region contains:
- the gsna gene encoding gelsolin a: MVHHPEFEGAGQQPGLQVWRVENFKLVPVPENLYGGFYTGDAYVILNTIKQRSGQLQYDLHFWLGDHCTQDESGSAAIFTVQMDDHLGGKPIQYREVQGHESKTFLGYFKKGLTYMKGGVASGFKHVVTNEVVMQRVLQVKGRRVVRATEVAVSWDSFNTGDCFILDLGSEIYQWCGSKSNRFEKLKATTVAKGIRDNERSGRARVYVCDEGSEREKMIEVLGPKPDLPEGASDDIKADASNRKRAKLYKVSDSTGDMAIALVAAENPFSQSALESSDCFILDHGGDGKIFVWKGKDANMDERKAAMKAADEFIKKMGYPKHTQVQILPEHGETPLFKQFFKNWRDLDQTEGLGVAYISNSIAKIEKVAFDAATLHESPAMAAQHGMVDDGNGEKQIWRIEGSDKAPVDPSTYGQFYGGDSYIILYNYSHGGRQGHIIYIWQGMDSSQDEIGASAILGAQLDDELGGGPVQVRVVQGKEPAHMMSLFGGLPMVVHKGGTSRDGGQSAPADTRLFQVRSNSTGHTRAVEVDATSSNLNSNDAFVLATPGGAFVWVGQGASDPEKQGAQQLCGILGVSASELPEGGESDDFWEALGGKAAYRTSSRLKDKMDTHPPRLFACSNKTGNFIIEEVPGELTQDDLATDDVMILDTWEQVFVWIGNEAQEEEKTEAMASASRYIETDPANRDRRTPIVKLKQGFEPPTFTGWFLGWDHDYWTSDPLERAMAELEL; encoded by the exons gTGACCACTGCACGCAGGATGAGAGCGGCTCAGCGGCCATCTTTACCGTGCAGATGGATGACCATCTCGGAGGGAAGCCCATCCAGTACCGCGAGGTGCAGGGCCACGAGTCCAAGACCTTCCTGGGCTACTTCAAGAAGGGACTCACCTACATG AAAGGAGGAGTGGCATCTGGATTCAAACACGTGGTCACCAACGAGGTTGTCATGCAGCGCGTGCTCCAGGTCAAAGGTCGCCGTGTTGTCAGGGCCACAGAGGTGGCGGTCAGCTGGGACAGCTTCAACACCGGAGACTGCTTCATCCTGGACCTGGGCAGT GAGATCTACCAGTGGTGCGGCTCCAAGAGCAACCGCTTTGAGAAGCTGAAGGCCACTACGGTCGCCAAGGGCATCCGAGACAACGAGCGCAGCGGCCGAGcacgagtgtatgtgtgtgatgaggggAGTGAAAGGGAGAAGATGATTGAG gttttggGGCCTAAGCCAGACTTGCCTGAGGGAGCCTCCGATGACATCAAAGCAGACGCGTCCAACAGGAAGCGGGCCAAGCTTTACAAG GTGTCCGATTCCACCGGGGACATGGCCATCGCGCTGGTGGCGGCCGAGAACCCCTTCTCCCAGAGCGCTCTGGAGTCCAGCGACTGCTTCATCCTGGACCACGGCGGCGACGGCAAGATCTTTGTCTGGAAAG GAAAGGACGCCAACATGGACGAGCGCAAGGCGGCCATGAAGGCGGCGGACGAGTTCATCAAGAAGATGGGCTACCCCAAGCACACGCAGGTGCAGATCCTGCCCGAGCACGGCGAGACGCCGCTCTTCAAGCAGTTCTTCAAGAACTGGCGCGACCTGGACCAGACCGAGGGCCTGGGCGTGGCCTACATCTCCAACTCCATCGCCAAGATCGAGAAGGTGGCCTTCGACGCCGCCACGCTCCACGAGTCGCCCGCCATGGCCGCGCAGCACGGCATGGTCGACGACGGCAACGGCGAGAAGCAG ATCTGGCGTATTGAGGGCTCCGACAAGGCTCCAGTTGACCCATCTACCTATGGGCAGTTCTATGGAGGAGACAGCTACATCATCCTCTACAACTATAGTCATGGAGGACGTCAAGGACACATCATCTACATATG GCAGGGAATGGACTCCTCCCAAGATGAGATTGGTGCATCAGCGATCCTGGGTGCCCAGCTTGATGATGAACTTGGAGGAGGTCCTGTCCAG gtGCGTGTGGTCCAGGGCAAAGAGCCTGCCCACATGATGAGTCTGTTCGGGGGGCTGCCCATGGTGGTGCACAAGGGGGGCACGTCCAGAGACGGAGGGCAGTCGGCCCCCGCGGACACGCGCCTCTTCCAGGTGCGCTCCAACTCCACTGGACACACGCGCGCCGTGGAG GTTGATGCTACGTCCTCCAACCTGAACTCGAACGACGCGTTCGTCCTGGCGACCCCGGGGGGAGCGTTCGTGTGGGTGGGCCAGGGTGCCAGCGACCCCGAGAAGCAGGGCGCCCAGCAGCTGTGTGGCATCCTGGGGGTGTCTGCCTCTGAGCTgcctgagggaggagagagcg ATGACTTCTGGGAGGCACTGGGAGGCAAGGCAGCATATCGCACCTCCAGCCGTCTGAAGGACAAGATGGACACCCACCCGCCCAGACTCTTCGCCTGCTCCAACAAGACAGGCAACTTCATC ATTGAGGAGGTACCTGGCGAATTGACACAGGACGACCTGGCCACAGACGACGTCATGATCCTGGACACCTGGGAACAG GTGTTTGTATGGATCGGCAACGAGGcccaggaagaggagaagactgAGGCCATGGCTTCCG CTTCTCGCTACATCGAGACGGACCCTGCCAACCGCGACCGCAGGACGCCCATCGTGAAGCTCAAGCAGGGCTTCGAGCCGCCCACGTTCACCGGCTGGTTCCTGGGCTGGGACCACGACTACTGGACCAGCGACCCCCTGGAGCGCGCCATGGCTGAACTTGAACTGTGA